The following coding sequences lie in one Lemur catta isolate mLemCat1 chromosome 11, mLemCat1.pri, whole genome shotgun sequence genomic window:
- the ZC3HAV1L gene encoding zinc finger CCCH-type antiviral protein 1-like has protein sequence MAEPTVCSFLTKVLCANGGRMFLQDLRGHVELSEARLRDVLQRAGPDRFLLQEVEMKEGLWDAEAEAAAGAGGAGGSGGASAWRVVAVSSARLCARYQRGECRACDQLHLCRRHMLGRCPHRDCWSTCTLSHDIHTPVNIQVLKNHGLFGLNEAQLRILLLQNDPCLLPEVCLLYNKGEALYGYCNLKDKCNKFHVCKSFVRGECKLQTCKRSHQLIHAAALKLLQDQGLNIPSVVNFQIISTYKHMKLHKMLENKDNSASPTEHAQGLEKPGAHAARAAAASPLASAPAQAAKKPSPGKP, from the exons ATGGCGGAGCCCACGGTGTGCTCCTTCCTCACCAAGGTGCTGTGCGCCAACGGCGGCCGCATGTTCCTGCAGGACCTGCGCGGCCACGTGGAGCTGTCGGAGGCCAGGCTGCGGGACGTGCTGCAGCGGGCCGGGCCCGACCGCTTCCTGCTGCAGGAGGTGGAGATGAAGGAGGGCCTCTGGGACGccgaggccgaggcggcggccggcgcgggcggcgcgggcgggaGCGGAGGCGCCTCGGCTTGGAGGGTGGTGGCCGTGTCCTCCGCGCGCCTCTGCGCCCGCTACCAGCGCGGCGAGTGCCGGGCCTGCGACCAGCTGCACCTCTGCCGCCGGCACATGCTGGGCAGGTGCCCCCACCGGGACTGCTG GTCTACCTGTACCCTTTCCCATGATATCCACACGCCTGTCAACATCCAAGTGCTGAAAAACCACGGACTTTTTGGCCTCAATGAAGCCCAGCTTCGGATCTTGCTTTTGCAGAATGACCCCTGCCTTTTACCAGAG GTCTGTTTGCTCTACAACAAAGGCGAAGCCCTCTATGGATACTGCAACCTCAAGGATAAATGCAACAAGTTTCACGTGTGCAAATCCTTTGTCAGGGGAGAGTGCAAACTTCAGACCTGCAAACGATCCCATCAGCTCATTCATGCTGCAGCCTTGAAGTTGCTGCAGGACCAAGGACTGAATATTCCAAGTGTTGTTAATTTTCAGATAATCTCTACCTACAAGCACATGAAGTTGCACAAGATGCTTGAAAATAAAG aTAACTCAGCATCTCCCACTGAGCACGCACAGGGCCTTGAGAAACCAGGTGCACACGCAGCCCGGGCTGCAGCAGCCAGCCCTCTGGCTTCTGCCCCTGCTCAGGCAGCCAAGAAGCCCTCCCCAGGTAAACCTTAA